From a single Kitasatospora sp. NBC_00458 genomic region:
- a CDS encoding PTS-dependent dihydroxyacetone kinase phosphotransferase subunit DhaM — protein sequence MSRRDGTRADVIPISEAPSAHPPAPRTPPSRTPLPRPAPGRPPAHGRVGVVLVSHSQELATALRAMALSLADADSPAPVSATGGDLVSGPGISAVLVAAATRRVDQGHGVVILADHGGAVTTVRALLADADEHGLPFPVRFADAPFVEGAVAAVATATAGGDLAAVLDAAEEAYRQHKG from the coding sequence ATGAGCCGCCGGGACGGCACCCGCGCCGATGTCATCCCCATCTCCGAGGCCCCCTCGGCCCACCCGCCGGCGCCCCGCACCCCGCCCTCCCGCACGCCGCTGCCCCGGCCCGCCCCGGGACGCCCGCCCGCGCACGGCCGGGTGGGCGTCGTCCTGGTCTCGCACAGCCAGGAACTGGCCACCGCCCTCCGGGCCATGGCGCTCTCGCTCGCCGACGCCGACTCCCCCGCACCGGTCTCGGCCACCGGCGGGGACCTCGTCTCCGGCCCCGGCATCAGCGCCGTGCTGGTGGCCGCCGCGACCCGCCGGGTCGACCAGGGCCACGGGGTGGTGATCCTGGCCGACCACGGCGGAGCGGTGACCACCGTCCGGGCGCTGCTCGCCGACGCGGACGAGCACGGCCTGCCCTTCCCGGTCCGGTTCGCCGACGCCCCGTTCGTGGAGGGCGCGGTGGCCGCGGTGGCCACCGCCACGGCCGGCGGCGACCTCGCCGCCGTCCTGGACGCCGCCGAGGAGGCGTACCGCCAGCACAAGGGCTGA
- a CDS encoding DNA-binding protein NsdB: MSRGPNTRLADLFVLTGWSKGELARLVNRRGAAMGQQQLSTDTSRVRRWIEQGEVPRDPVPRVLAAVFTERLGRVVTTEDLGLERHRPTRTGAAHSANSSLWEPDRTAAVLTEFTGMDLMLNRRGLVGAGAALTAGAIVADSLKGWLGGDAVAYAASAPGPRPVVAQGGARPVVDLYDAGPVGPDEVEALERSVQVFRAWDAARGGGLQRKAVVGQLNEVGGLLTHRHGTAVEQRLWLVAANLAVLAGWMSHDVGLEPTAQKYFMLAAEAAKEAGDRPRAGEAISRAARQMVHLGRADDAIDLMAAAKAGGGGRMLPRTRAMLNTVEAWAHASIGQSQATRRLLGEAEDLFAEEVTGPPPSWMQVFDEAELRGMQALVLRTLAEHDGSAAADACRHAERVIALREGTGQLRSALFDRITLASVHWITGEPDAADFQVKMVMNLIGQNSSHRTWDRLREMYRLTARYRGVPVVDELRAELGRELRSADAKNRPRPS; this comes from the coding sequence GTGAGCAGGGGACCCAACACCCGACTCGCCGACCTGTTCGTCCTGACCGGATGGTCGAAGGGCGAGCTCGCGCGGCTGGTCAACCGGCGTGGTGCCGCGATGGGACAGCAGCAGCTGTCCACCGACACCTCGCGGGTCCGGCGCTGGATCGAGCAGGGCGAGGTCCCGCGCGACCCGGTGCCGAGGGTGCTGGCAGCCGTGTTCACGGAGCGGCTCGGCCGTGTCGTCACCACTGAGGACCTCGGTCTGGAACGACACCGGCCCACCAGGACCGGAGCGGCGCATTCCGCCAACTCGTCATTATGGGAGCCGGATCGAACGGCCGCGGTCCTCACCGAGTTCACGGGAATGGACCTCATGCTGAACCGACGTGGATTGGTGGGCGCGGGCGCCGCGCTCACGGCCGGGGCGATCGTCGCCGACTCGCTCAAGGGCTGGCTGGGCGGGGACGCGGTCGCGTACGCGGCCTCGGCGCCCGGACCCCGGCCGGTGGTCGCCCAGGGCGGTGCCCGCCCGGTGGTCGACCTGTACGACGCCGGCCCGGTGGGCCCCGACGAGGTCGAGGCGCTGGAGCGCTCGGTGCAGGTCTTCCGGGCCTGGGACGCGGCGCGCGGCGGCGGCCTGCAGCGGAAGGCGGTGGTCGGCCAGCTCAACGAGGTGGGCGGCCTGCTGACGCACCGCCACGGCACCGCCGTGGAGCAGCGGTTGTGGCTGGTCGCGGCCAACCTGGCGGTGCTGGCCGGCTGGATGTCGCACGACGTCGGCCTGGAGCCGACCGCGCAGAAGTACTTCATGCTCGCCGCCGAGGCGGCGAAGGAGGCGGGCGACCGGCCGCGCGCCGGAGAGGCGATCTCGCGGGCCGCCCGGCAGATGGTCCACCTCGGGCGGGCCGACGACGCGATCGACCTGATGGCGGCGGCCAAGGCGGGCGGGGGCGGCCGGATGCTGCCGAGAACCCGGGCGATGCTGAACACCGTGGAGGCCTGGGCGCACGCCTCGATCGGCCAGTCGCAGGCGACCCGGCGGCTGCTCGGCGAGGCGGAGGACCTCTTCGCGGAGGAGGTCACCGGCCCGCCGCCGTCCTGGATGCAGGTCTTCGACGAGGCGGAGCTGCGCGGGATGCAGGCGCTGGTGCTGCGGACCCTCGCCGAGCACGACGGGTCGGCGGCCGCGGACGCGTGCCGGCACGCCGAGCGGGTGATCGCGCTGCGCGAGGGCACCGGGCAGCTGCGGTCGGCGCTGTTCGACCGGATCACGCTGGCCTCGGTGCACTGGATCACCGGCGAACCGGACGCGGCGGACTTCCAGGTCAAGATGGTGATGAACCTGATCGGCCAGAACTCCTCGCACCGGACGTGGGACCGCCTGCGGGAGATGTACCGGCTGACCGCGCGCTACCGGGGGGTGCCGGTGGTGGACGAGCTCCGGGCGGAGCTGGGCCGGGAGCTGCGGTCGGCGGACGCGAAGAACCGGCCGAGGCCGTCCTGA
- a CDS encoding NAD-dependent epimerase/dehydratase family protein, which yields MRVVVTGGAGFIGANLVRALLDRPEVEQVRVVDDLSTGDKANLTGTAAVLYEGTVLDPALLDEAFTGADAVVHLAALPSVPRSVADPLASHHANATGTLQVLEAARRAGGPYVAAASSSSVYGANRELPKRETMRTAPMSPYAVSKLATEAYLAAYHHCYGLGVLPLRFFNVFGPLQPAGHAYAAVVPAFLDAALAGRPLTVHGDGGQSRDFTYVGTVAQVITDAVLRRVVHADPVNLAFGTRTSLLELVGELESVLGHPVAVAHTEPRPGDVRDSQADNARLRELFPDVRPVPLREGLARTADWFRTL from the coding sequence ATGCGCGTCGTCGTCACCGGCGGAGCCGGATTCATCGGGGCCAATCTCGTCCGGGCCCTGCTGGACCGGCCGGAGGTGGAACAGGTCCGGGTCGTCGACGACCTCTCCACCGGGGACAAGGCCAACCTGACCGGGACCGCCGCCGTGCTCTACGAGGGCACCGTCCTGGACCCGGCGCTGCTCGACGAGGCCTTCACGGGCGCCGACGCGGTGGTCCACCTCGCCGCGCTGCCGTCCGTCCCCCGCTCCGTGGCCGACCCGCTGGCCAGCCACCACGCCAACGCCACCGGCACCCTCCAGGTGCTGGAGGCGGCCCGCAGGGCCGGCGGCCCGTACGTGGCCGCCGCGTCCTCCTCCTCGGTCTACGGCGCCAACCGCGAGCTGCCCAAGCGGGAGACCATGCGGACCGCGCCGATGAGCCCGTACGCGGTCAGCAAGCTGGCCACCGAGGCGTACCTCGCGGCGTACCACCACTGCTACGGGCTGGGGGTGCTGCCGCTGCGGTTCTTCAACGTGTTCGGCCCGCTGCAGCCCGCCGGGCACGCCTACGCGGCCGTGGTGCCGGCCTTCCTCGACGCCGCGCTGGCCGGGCGGCCGCTGACCGTGCACGGGGACGGCGGGCAGAGCCGGGACTTCACCTACGTCGGCACCGTCGCCCAGGTGATCACCGACGCGGTCCTCCGCCGCGTGGTGCACGCCGATCCGGTGAACCTCGCGTTCGGCACCCGCACCTCGCTGCTGGAGCTGGTCGGCGAGCTGGAGTCGGTGCTGGGCCACCCGGTCGCGGTCGCGCACACCGAGCCGCGGCCCGGGGACGTCCGGGACTCGCAGGCCGACAACGCGCGGCTGCGCGAGCTGTTCCCGGACGTCCGGCCGGTGCCGCTGCGCGAGGGCCTGGCGCGGACGGCGGACTGGTTCCGCACGCTCTAG
- a CDS encoding NUDIX hydrolase produces MAIPEFLADLRSVVGTRLLWLSAAVSVVVDDAGRVLLVRRKDDGRWAPPGGILDPGEQPADGAVRECLEETGVVVVPERLVLTTVSPEVTYPNGDMTQYLVLVFRCRPVGGEARVDEDETLAVGWFGPDELPPMAETELECLRHALADDPGAAFVWSGGERP; encoded by the coding sequence ATGGCGATCCCCGAATTCCTGGCCGACCTGCGCTCCGTGGTCGGCACCCGTCTGCTCTGGCTCAGCGCCGCCGTCTCGGTCGTGGTGGACGACGCCGGCCGGGTCCTGCTGGTCCGGCGCAAGGACGACGGCCGCTGGGCGCCGCCCGGCGGCATCCTCGACCCGGGCGAGCAGCCCGCCGACGGGGCGGTCCGCGAGTGCCTGGAGGAGACCGGGGTGGTCGTGGTGCCCGAGCGGCTCGTCCTCACCACGGTCTCGCCCGAGGTCACCTACCCCAACGGCGACATGACGCAGTACCTGGTGCTGGTCTTCCGCTGCCGGCCGGTGGGCGGCGAGGCCCGGGTCGACGAGGACGAGACGCTCGCGGTCGGCTGGTTCGGGCCGGACGAGCTGCCGCCGATGGCCGAGACGGAGCTGGAGTGCCTCCGGCACGCCCTCGCCGACGACCCCGGGGCGGCCTTCGTCTGGTCGGGCGGGGAGCGCCCCTGA
- a CDS encoding NeuD/PglB/VioB family sugar acetyltransferase, with protein MTSETAPHGLWIAGAGGVGREALDTALAAGVPVAGFLDDRLHGATVRGLPVRRPEELGAGARYLVGIADPAFRKRLAALLDGLGAEPLTLVHPRALIAPETVLGPGCLVMGGAYVSSGVRLGAHSQVHYNATVGHDTVAGERVTVYPGGNVSGAVLLADGATVGSNAVVLQGRKIGAGAFVGAAAVVTRDVPPGEVVVGSPARPLPGDAALRTP; from the coding sequence ATGACGTCCGAAACAGCACCGCACGGCCTCTGGATCGCCGGCGCCGGGGGCGTCGGCCGCGAGGCGCTGGACACCGCGCTCGCGGCCGGCGTCCCGGTCGCCGGGTTCCTCGACGACCGCCTGCACGGTGCCACCGTCCGGGGCCTGCCCGTCCGCAGGCCCGAGGAGCTCGGAGCCGGTGCCCGCTACCTGGTCGGCATCGCCGACCCGGCCTTCCGGAAGCGGCTCGCCGCCCTGCTGGACGGTCTGGGCGCGGAGCCGCTCACGCTGGTGCACCCGCGGGCGCTGATCGCCCCGGAGACGGTGCTCGGCCCCGGCTGCCTGGTGATGGGCGGGGCGTACGTCTCCAGCGGGGTCCGGCTCGGCGCGCACAGCCAGGTCCACTACAACGCCACCGTCGGCCACGACACCGTGGCCGGTGAGCGGGTGACGGTCTATCCGGGCGGGAACGTCTCCGGCGCCGTGCTGCTCGCGGACGGTGCCACCGTCGGGTCGAACGCGGTGGTGCTCCAGGGCCGCAAGATCGGCGCGGGAGCCTTCGTCGGCGCGGCCGCCGTGGTGACCAGGGACGTGCCGCCCGGCGAGGTGGTGGTCGGCTCCCCGGCCAGGCCGCTGCCCGGGGACGCCGCCCTGCGCACGCCCTGA
- a CDS encoding DUF397 domain-containing protein, with protein sequence MEQVELGVNGKPKVDFTGATWLCSSQGVGDVQIAFVDGYIGMRDGRQEDGPVLVFTPAEWRAFVLGARDGEFDLT encoded by the coding sequence GTGGAGCAGGTGGAGCTCGGGGTGAACGGGAAGCCGAAGGTGGACTTCACGGGGGCCACCTGGCTGTGCAGCAGCCAGGGCGTCGGGGACGTCCAGATCGCTTTCGTGGACGGCTACATCGGCATGCGGGACGGCCGTCAGGAGGACGGTCCGGTCCTGGTGTTCACGCCGGCCGAGTGGCGCGCCTTCGTGCTCGGTGCGCGGGACGGCGAGTTCGACCTCACCTGA
- a CDS encoding acyl-CoA dehydrogenase family protein — protein sequence MTTTAADQSPVAQSPVAAALAGLPRVVDLLAARAEEHDRDATFPYQGIEAVHEAGLLTLTVDRRYGGPGGTLADTVRVLAQLGRGDASVAVVTAFTLLQHAEQARVAGWPTAGYRRLLNESRRGPALVNTLRVEPGGRTGAPPATVARREGDGWLLSGRKTYCTGAEALAWMAVTARTDEPVPRIGTFLVRGESEGLEVDPTWDQLGLRASASHDVVLEDVYVPAELALGLTLPKGGSPKAGATASASGRTQTAAFVPAPGPVAGSGSAAAPAEAVPAAELTRAWHDLALSAVAVGVARSAQDWLVRFLHQRTPANLTEPLGSLPRYRSALGEIEAQLIGAEELVHGLAPRVDRAEPDAVARTGPAHLLATRAAISAVQQAVSLTGNPGLSRRHPLERYLRDVLSSRVHLAPDEAVLEAAGRAALERGARP from the coding sequence ATGACCACCACCGCTGCCGACCAGTCGCCCGTCGCCCAGTCGCCCGTCGCGGCCGCTCTCGCCGGACTGCCCAGGGTCGTCGACCTGCTGGCCGCGCGGGCCGAGGAGCACGACCGCGACGCCACCTTCCCGTACCAGGGCATCGAGGCGGTGCACGAGGCCGGGCTGCTCACCCTGACCGTCGACCGGCGGTACGGCGGCCCCGGCGGCACGCTCGCCGACACCGTCCGGGTGCTGGCCCAACTCGGGCGCGGGGACGCCTCGGTGGCCGTGGTCACCGCGTTCACGCTGCTCCAGCACGCCGAGCAGGCCCGGGTGGCGGGCTGGCCGACGGCGGGCTACCGGCGGCTGCTCAACGAGTCCCGGCGCGGCCCGGCGCTGGTCAACACCCTGCGCGTGGAGCCCGGCGGCCGGACCGGTGCGCCGCCCGCCACGGTCGCCCGGCGGGAGGGCGACGGCTGGCTGCTCAGCGGCCGGAAGACCTACTGCACCGGCGCCGAGGCGCTGGCCTGGATGGCCGTGACGGCGCGGACCGACGAGCCGGTGCCGCGGATCGGGACCTTCCTGGTCCGCGGTGAGAGCGAGGGCCTGGAGGTCGACCCGACCTGGGACCAGCTCGGTCTGCGCGCGAGTGCCAGCCACGACGTGGTGCTGGAGGACGTGTACGTCCCGGCGGAGCTCGCGCTCGGCCTCACCCTGCCGAAGGGCGGGTCCCCGAAGGCCGGAGCCACCGCCTCCGCTTCCGGTCGGACGCAGACGGCCGCCTTCGTACCCGCGCCCGGACCTGTCGCCGGCTCAGGCTCCGCCGCAGCTCCGGCCGAGGCCGTTCCGGCGGCCGAACTCACGCGTGCCTGGCACGATCTGGCGCTCTCGGCGGTCGCCGTCGGGGTCGCCCGGTCCGCCCAGGACTGGCTGGTTCGCTTCCTGCACCAGCGCACTCCGGCCAATCTGACCGAGCCGCTGGGAAGCCTGCCCCGCTACCGCTCGGCGCTGGGCGAGATCGAGGCCCAGCTGATCGGTGCCGAGGAACTGGTCCACGGTCTGGCCCCGCGGGTCGACCGGGCGGAGCCGGACGCGGTCGCCCGCACCGGCCCGGCCCACCTGCTGGCCACCCGGGCGGCCATATCGGCCGTCCAGCAGGCCGTTTCGCTCACCGGGAACCCGGGACTGAGCCGGCGTCACCCGCTGGAGCGCTACCTCAGGGACGTGCTGAGCAGCCGGGTCCACCTGGCCCCGGACGAGGCCGTCCTGGAGGCCGCCGGCCGGGCGGCGCTGGAGCGCGGCGCCCGGCCCTGA
- a CDS encoding HEAT repeat domain-containing protein encodes MFEPVIAPSASLLGLLQRGRGDGQLHALAADRTEAIAALEECVTRDPRADWQVENRSLYYARLYMELEAPLDGIEDHLHSPEDLLDEDEYRTGLALSVLGHLAAYGRRDALLMLREYAATGTNWAWALDELALRDDDRGLLLLGTAVLDHFAPGPEGDAELRETIRAAYEPRPWRLWAAYHPRVAAASEQSPFDLWQRQLNRSGVTPGWSTADVLAWADQGELGGLRATAFAGRPDRTDPARDLRDGRDTGDTTGPDAVDRRAAAAARCLTAVVRPEDRPVVLEAARAGLPGARRAALRHLVDQQDPAAAGLIEAAASDVDDRLVRFALELLGRMRGPEALVHARRWADPATGGADSALGEAAVQLLADAGEPADGPLVVAGLRRWISVRGVACAGSGLGALVDGAGRLAAAGAVPVLRHIYGEAASSDLRGRAARALAATDVHFPEGPAVECLWDCEESTRELAARHVATTGDARVLERLRRLAADPAEEAEVHAAVRGRLTAARERRR; translated from the coding sequence ATGTTCGAGCCAGTGATAGCACCCAGTGCCAGCCTCCTCGGCCTCCTCCAGCGAGGCCGCGGTGACGGGCAGCTCCATGCGCTGGCCGCCGACCGCACCGAAGCGATCGCCGCGCTGGAGGAGTGCGTCACCAGGGACCCGAGAGCCGACTGGCAGGTCGAGAACCGCTCCCTCTACTACGCGCGCCTCTACATGGAACTGGAGGCGCCGCTCGACGGGATCGAGGACCACCTCCACTCCCCGGAGGACCTCCTCGACGAGGACGAGTACCGGACCGGCCTCGCGCTCTCCGTCCTGGGCCACCTCGCCGCGTACGGGCGCCGCGACGCGCTGCTGATGCTCCGCGAGTACGCCGCCACCGGCACCAACTGGGCCTGGGCCCTGGACGAACTGGCACTGCGCGACGACGACCGCGGCCTACTGCTGCTCGGTACCGCCGTCCTGGACCACTTCGCGCCGGGCCCCGAGGGCGACGCCGAACTGCGCGAGACCATCCGCGCCGCCTACGAGCCCCGGCCCTGGCGGCTCTGGGCGGCCTACCACCCGCGGGTGGCGGCCGCCAGTGAGCAGTCCCCGTTCGACCTCTGGCAGCGCCAGCTGAACCGCAGCGGCGTCACCCCCGGCTGGTCCACCGCCGATGTGCTCGCCTGGGCCGACCAGGGCGAACTCGGCGGCCTGCGCGCCACCGCCTTCGCCGGGCGTCCGGACCGCACCGATCCCGCCCGTGACCTGCGGGACGGCCGCGACACCGGTGACACCACCGGCCCCGACGCGGTGGACCGCCGCGCCGCCGCCGCCGCCCGCTGCCTGACCGCCGTGGTCCGGCCCGAGGACCGCCCCGTCGTGCTGGAGGCCGCCCGGGCCGGGCTGCCCGGCGCCCGCCGGGCCGCCCTGCGGCACCTGGTGGACCAGCAGGACCCGGCCGCGGCCGGGTTGATCGAGGCGGCCGCCTCCGACGTGGACGACCGGCTGGTCCGGTTCGCCCTGGAACTGCTCGGCCGGATGCGCGGCCCGGAGGCGCTGGTGCACGCCCGCCGCTGGGCCGATCCGGCCACCGGCGGCGCCGACAGCGCCCTCGGCGAGGCCGCCGTCCAGCTGCTGGCCGACGCGGGGGAGCCCGCCGACGGCCCGCTGGTGGTGGCCGGGCTGCGCCGCTGGATCTCGGTCCGCGGAGTGGCCTGCGCCGGTTCCGGGCTCGGGGCGCTGGTCGACGGCGCGGGGCGGCTGGCCGCCGCCGGAGCCGTCCCGGTCCTGCGCCACATCTACGGGGAGGCCGCCTCCTCCGACCTGCGCGGCCGCGCCGCCCGGGCGCTCGCCGCGACCGACGTGCACTTCCCCGAGGGGCCGGCCGTCGAGTGCCTCTGGGACTGCGAGGAGTCCACCCGGGAGCTCGCCGCGAGGCACGTCGCCACCACCGGCGACGCCCGCGTGCTGGAGCGCCTGCGCCGCCTCGCCGCCGACCCGGCCGAGGAGGCCGAGGTCCACGCCGCCGTCCGGGGCCGGCTGACGGCCGCCCGGGAGCGGCGCCGGTAG
- a CDS encoding sugar transferase: MKRGGDLAVTALAGIVAIPLGLVIALLIRCTMGGPVLFRQTRTGLRGEEFRILKFRTMRDKRFPEEPDAPRITRLGAVLRRTSLDELPQLWNVARGEMGVIGPRPTLPEQVVHYSRRQRGRLDVRPGLTGWAQVRGRNSITWPQRIELDLWYVRNRSLRLDLRILLLTVRVLLRPAGITAAGGVNPGFPAPAEPSGAAVAVAAPAGSAAPAAPTVQAAPTVPAPRAAPVGPEGFPGREPFPAVSLPRQATASRQAAAPWRTAAARQGTAPGPAGVPRPAPPVRTAVEEAS; this comes from the coding sequence ATGAAGCGTGGGGGGGACCTCGCGGTCACCGCCCTGGCCGGCATCGTCGCGATTCCGCTCGGCCTGGTGATCGCCCTGCTGATCCGCTGCACCATGGGCGGACCGGTGCTCTTCCGCCAGACCAGGACCGGGCTGCGGGGCGAGGAGTTCCGGATCCTCAAGTTCCGCACCATGCGGGACAAGCGGTTCCCCGAGGAGCCGGACGCACCCCGGATCACCCGGCTCGGGGCGGTGCTCCGCCGGACCAGCCTGGACGAGCTGCCGCAGCTGTGGAACGTCGCGCGCGGCGAGATGGGTGTGATCGGGCCCCGGCCCACGCTGCCCGAGCAGGTCGTCCACTACTCCCGCCGCCAGCGCGGGCGGCTCGACGTCCGCCCCGGCCTCACCGGCTGGGCCCAGGTCCGGGGCCGCAACTCGATCACCTGGCCCCAGCGGATCGAACTCGACCTCTGGTACGTCCGGAACCGCTCGCTCCGGCTCGACCTGCGGATCCTCCTGCTCACCGTCAGGGTGCTGCTGCGCCCGGCCGGGATCACGGCGGCCGGGGGCGTCAACCCGGGCTTCCCGGCGCCCGCGGAGCCGTCCGGTGCGGCGGTGGCGGTGGCGGCCCCGGCCGGATCGGCGGCCCCGGCGGCCCCGACGGTTCAGGCGGCCCCGACGGTACCTGCACCCCGGGCGGCACCGGTGGGTCCGGAGGGCTTCCCCGGGCGCGAGCCGTTCCCCGCCGTCAGCCTGCCCCGGCAGGCGACCGCGTCCCGGCAGGCGGCGGCGCCGTGGCGGACCGCCGCGGCCCGGCAGGGCACCGCGCCCGGGCCGGCCGGTGTGCCGAGACCGGCCCCGCCGGTCCGCACCGCCGTGGAGGAGGCGTCCTGA
- a CDS encoding undecaprenyl-diphosphate phosphatase → MDWFHGAVLGLIQGLTEFLPISSSAHLRVFPALLGWQDPGAAFTAVTQLGTETAVLIYFRRDIASIVKTWTLSLFRPALRSHQDARMGWFVIMGTLPIGILGKLFQDTIEKDLRDLRIIGTTLILFGVILAVADRTRAVRHAKPISDLTLPHAAGYGMAQALALIPGVSRSGGTISAGLLLGYSREAAARYSFLLAIPAVLASGVLELFKIGEGPSPAWGPTILATLIAFVVGYAAISWFLKYISNNSFMPFVVYRIALGILIIVLVSVGTLTPDAGVVK, encoded by the coding sequence ATCGACTGGTTCCACGGGGCCGTCCTCGGCCTGATCCAGGGGCTCACCGAGTTCCTGCCGATCTCCTCCAGCGCCCACCTCCGCGTCTTCCCCGCCCTGCTGGGCTGGCAGGACCCGGGCGCTGCGTTCACCGCCGTGACGCAGCTCGGCACCGAGACCGCGGTGCTGATCTACTTCCGCCGCGACATCGCCTCGATCGTGAAGACCTGGACGCTCTCGCTGTTCCGGCCCGCGCTCCGCTCGCACCAGGACGCGCGGATGGGCTGGTTCGTGATCATGGGCACCCTGCCGATCGGCATCCTGGGCAAGCTGTTCCAGGACACCATCGAGAAGGACCTGCGCGACCTGCGGATCATCGGCACCACACTGATCCTCTTCGGCGTGATCCTCGCGGTCGCCGACCGGACCAGGGCCGTCCGGCACGCGAAGCCGATCAGCGACCTGACCCTCCCGCACGCGGCCGGCTACGGCATGGCCCAGGCGCTCGCGCTCATCCCCGGCGTCTCGCGCTCGGGCGGCACGATCAGCGCCGGCCTGCTGCTCGGCTACAGCCGGGAGGCGGCGGCCCGCTACTCGTTCCTGCTGGCGATCCCGGCGGTGCTGGCCTCGGGCGTGCTGGAGCTTTTCAAGATCGGCGAGGGCCCGTCACCGGCCTGGGGGCCGACCATCCTGGCCACCCTGATCGCCTTCGTGGTCGGCTACGCGGCGATCTCCTGGTTCCTGAAGTACATCTCGAACAACAGCTTCATGCCGTTCGTGGTCTACCGGATCGCGCTCGGCATCCTGATCATCGTCCTGGTGTCCGTCGGCACCCTGACGCCGGACGCCGGCGTGGTCAAGTGA
- a CDS encoding aminoglycoside phosphotransferase family protein, with protein sequence MYSSATSPTPTGTRTALRPPTAAAGRPGPKQVPPARPAAPRGADGRSADPRGQAARTALGLRAPDTAVPAGTRAPGARIPAARPGDGRMLRPPLRPGQSGVQERIDPAALQTPAIRAALAGVARICPAFTPRQVLREGSRHILVAGTIGRAPVVAKCLAPQAVRSEYFEQLVADFHHEVAVYRAFVRHRPPVRLPRLVAADHDRCVLVMERVPGRPAARERHPVNAPTPGEVRALLTAVRTLNLWRPPTDVFQPRMDYQLEIARYHSVGQLTDRDAGDLRGLLHGLGHVPLQLCHGDALLSNMLLAPSGPVLVDWEQAGWYLPGYDLAVLWSVLSGDTAARRQISQLAQSGGTMARDAFLVNLVLVLMREIRLYDVPGAGEEQRIMIRRLYDDAALARRAVRAAVGTR encoded by the coding sequence ATGTACTCCTCAGCGACCTCCCCGACGCCGACCGGAACCCGCACGGCGCTGCGCCCCCCCACCGCAGCCGCCGGCCGTCCCGGACCGAAGCAGGTGCCGCCGGCCCGGCCCGCCGCCCCGCGCGGCGCCGACGGGCGGTCCGCGGACCCGCGGGGCCAGGCCGCCCGGACCGCCCTGGGGCTGCGCGCACCCGACACCGCCGTCCCGGCGGGTACACGGGCCCCCGGCGCACGGATCCCCGCCGCGCGCCCCGGCGACGGCCGGATGCTGCGCCCGCCGCTCCGCCCGGGCCAGTCCGGCGTCCAGGAGCGGATCGACCCCGCGGCGCTGCAGACCCCCGCGATCCGGGCCGCGCTCGCCGGGGTCGCCCGGATATGCCCCGCCTTCACCCCGCGCCAGGTGCTGCGCGAGGGGAGCCGCCACATCCTGGTGGCGGGCACCATCGGCCGCGCACCGGTGGTGGCGAAGTGCCTGGCCCCGCAGGCGGTGCGCAGCGAGTACTTCGAGCAGCTGGTGGCCGACTTCCACCACGAGGTCGCGGTCTACCGGGCGTTCGTCCGGCACCGCCCGCCGGTGCGGCTGCCCCGCCTGGTGGCGGCCGACCACGACCGCTGCGTGCTCGTCATGGAGCGCGTTCCCGGCCGGCCGGCCGCACGGGAGCGGCACCCGGTCAACGCGCCCACCCCGGGGGAGGTCCGGGCGCTGCTCACCGCGGTCCGGACGCTCAACCTCTGGCGGCCGCCGACCGACGTGTTCCAGCCACGGATGGACTACCAGCTGGAGATCGCCCGGTACCACTCGGTGGGCCAGCTCACCGACCGGGACGCCGGCGACCTGCGCGGCCTGCTGCACGGGCTCGGCCACGTGCCGCTCCAGCTCTGCCACGGGGACGCGCTGCTCAGCAACATGCTGCTGGCGCCGTCCGGTCCGGTCCTGGTGGACTGGGAGCAGGCCGGCTGGTACCTGCCCGGCTACGACCTGGCGGTGTTGTGGAGCGTGCTCTCCGGCGACACCGCGGCCCGCCGCCAGATCAGCCAACTCGCCCAGAGCGGCGGCACGATGGCCAGGGACGCGTTCCTGGTGAACCTGGTGCTGGTGCTGATGCGGGAGATCCGGCTGTACGACGTGCCGGGCGCCGGCGAGGAGCAGCGGATCATGATCCGCCGGCTGTACGACGACGCCGCACTGGCCCGCCGCGCGGTCCGGGCGGCGGTCGGCACCCGCTGA